The following are encoded together in the Ictalurus punctatus breed USDA103 chromosome 1, Coco_2.0, whole genome shotgun sequence genome:
- the il6r gene encoding interleukin-6 receptor subunit alpha: MSVPIALTLLVLCAAKVHCDQDSPACPRKESYPGVLTLNVGSEVILGCRGDVTVDSVSLVMSTKHKERLGRRGDVTSHLKSQKARESPGTTGIHNLQTENFATNGKHKLQTATGVYAKVSESVTTANMAISSAKVQMGSGQGLQAVNQSTKPNSVGRVTEEGGAFSITLEMGLSTERSTTTEYEEDEDYDEKVEGLRVTRSIKRQARWTRNGQLMRERLEIGGALRLPALRLTDSGNYSCYRRGKLVSSVKISVGIPPERPTLSCYKKSHISKIRCEWISRQPIIPQPQCYMFLRKGLEKISRVNCSYSVKHSRCWCALPSEGIDRRSYTAQLCVTNTAGNATSSPYNYIPQNIIKPDPPARVVVKSVKGEPHTLKVSWSLPATWKQSFYYILSYQLRYRPEHAKEYQQVDIEDAELFWLISDALSHVRYEVQIRAKDEYDGQWSDWTRSVYNYTWTAPETTVAPDINTSLGPMWIFPEGSGGLEDEVEIRPAADGDGVMWVNVMCIVGVCLLFTFIIISVYSLRNRMPLMSKKKKESVSSACSCSSPTPLLQQPLMTQRSNLQEGEGEGIYLHNVDYFFSPSESYRS, encoded by the exons ATGAGCGTCCCGATTGCACTTACTCTACTTGTGCTGTGTGCGGCCAAAGTGCATTGTGATCAGGACAGTCCAGCATGTCCTCGGAAAG AATCCTATCCTGGTGTGCTGACCTTGAACGTGGGGTCAGAGGTCATCCTGGGATGCAGGGGCGATGTCACTGTGGATAGCGTCTCATTAGTAATGAGTACGAAACACAAAGAGAGACTCGGGAGAAGAGGAGATGTAACTAGCCATTTGAAATCTCAAAAAGCCAGAGAGAGTCCTGGTACTACTGGAATACACAATTTACAAACTGAGAACTTTGCCACCAATGGAAAACACAAACTTCAAACTGCAACTGGAGTATATGCTAAAGTTAGTGAATCTGTAACCACTGCTAACATGGCTATCAGCTCAGCAAAGGTGCAAATGGGAAGTGGGCAAGGTTTGCAGGCGGTTAATCAATCCACTAAACCCAACAGTGTGGGCAGAGTTACAGAAGAAGGAGGGGCTTTTAGCATAACCCTGGAAATGGGTTTGAGCACTGAGAGGAGTACCACCACAGAATATGAAGAGGATGAGGACTATGACGAGAAGGTGGAGGGATTGAGAGTGACCAGGTCCATTAAGAGGCAGGCACGGTGGACCCGGAATGGTCAGCTCATGCGAGAGCGTTTGGAAATTGGTGGGGCTTTGAGACTTCCTGCGCTTCGGTTGACTGACTCAGGGAACTACAGCTGCTATAGGAGAGGCAAACTAGTTTCATCTGTTAAAATCAGTGTTGGCA TCCCTCCAGAGAGACCTACCCTGTCATGCTACAAGAAATCTCACATCAGCAAAATCCGGTGTGAGTGGATATCTAGACAGCCCATCATCCCACAGCCTCAGTGTTACATGTTCCTCAGGAAAGG ATTGGAGAAGATTTCCCGTGTGAATTGTTCGTACTCTGTTAAGCACTCCCGCTGCTGGTGTGCGTTACCTAGTGAAGGGATTGACAGAAGATCCTATACAGCTCAACTGTGTGTGACTAATACAGCAGGCAATGCCACAAGTTCTCCATACAACTACATTCCTCAAAAcatca TAAAGCCAGATCCTCCAGCTCGAGTTGTAGTAAAGTCAGTCAAGGGTGAGCCTCACACGCTGAAGGTCTCCTGGTCTTTACCTGCCACCTGGAAGCAGAGCTTTTACTACATCCTTTCTTACCAACTGAGATATCGTCCTGAGCATGCCAAAGAG tatcaGCAGGTGGACATAGAGGATGCAGAGCTCTTCTGGTTGATTTCAGACGCTCTGTCACATGTTCGGTACGAGGTTCAGATTCGTGCAAAAGATGAGTATGATGGACAGTGGAGTGACTGGACCAGGTCTGTGTATAACTACACATGGACGG CTCCTGAAACCACTGTTGCCCCTGACATTAATACCAGTCTG GGACCAATGTGGATATTTCCTGAAGGTTCCGGGGGGTTGGAAGATGAAGTAG AGATTAGACCTGCTGCTGACGGTGATGGTGTAATGTGGGTGAATGTGATGTGCATAGTGGGAGTCTGCCTCCTTTTCACCTTCATTATAATCTCTGTCTACTCTCTCAG aAACAGAATGCCATTGATgtctaaaaagaaaaaggagagtGTCTCTTCAGCCTGCTCTTGTTCCTCTCCTACTCCTCTCCTTCAGCAGCCCCTGATGACTCAGAGAAGCAATCTTCAGGAAGGGGAAGGGGAAGGCATCTACTTACACAATGTGGACTACTTTTTTTCTCCCAGTGAATCTTATAGATCTTGA